In the genome of Caldisericota bacterium, the window TTTCGGAAATAGAAAGTAAAGAAAACATTGTTTTGGTTAATAAAGAGACAGAAAAAAGGGATACCAAAAACCCTCTTGCAATGGAATATTATGCAGTCGGAATGGGGATTATGTATCTATTGTTTGCAACAAATTCAGGAGCTGAAACAATTTTTACGGAAAAAAGAATTAAGACATTTGACAGAATAAAAGTTGCTCCTGTAAGTGAAAAAGAAATTATCGGAGGGAAACTCTTTGGTATTTTTCTTGTTGCCCTTCTTCAATTTGTCATCATTATAATGTTTACAAGCATATTTTATAAAGTAAACTGGGGTGATTCTGTTCCGGGCATTACCATAATGATTCTCTCTGCCGTATTAGCCTTCTCCGGGCTTTCGACACTCCTGTCTTCATTTACAAAAAGTGAAGAGCAAATTGGAAATATAGGTCCTGCGTTATCAATGATATTTGGATTTCTTGGTGGTGCAATGTGGCCTATATATACTTTCCCGGGATGGATGAACATAGCAAGCAAATTTACACCGAATAGGTGGGCTCTGGACGGATTTTTTAAGCTAATGTACGATGGAGGAGGAGTTATCTCAATCTTTCCATATGCACTTGTCCTTCTCGTTATGGCAAGTATTTTCTTTTCTATTGGTGTTTTCAGGTTAAAGCTGAAGGGAGTGTAAAGATGCTTAAAAAAATTGTTTATATAGCGCTTCATTCTTTAAAAATAGTATTTCGTGATAGAGGGACTCTTATCTGGCTTATTTTAATACCAATCATCTGGACTACTCTTATAGGGACTATGAGTACT includes:
- a CDS encoding ABC transporter permease, whose protein sequence is MRKMFLIGVKDVRIRARDRVSFIVLLAMPLILILVLGMVFQPLWTDKPFTINIAVLNEDKGEISNILINDVFSSNELKDMIKISFVKSEEEIIESINKGEIAAGVVIEKGFSESIVKGENTKINVYGDPEQTIKASVIKNIVESFTLEVLKRRIIVETALDFLHSENLIQPSEIQNLIFTWLSEIESKENIVLVNKETEKRDTKNPLAMEYYAVGMGIMYLLFATNSGAETIFTEKRIKTFDRIKVAPVSEKEIIGGKLFGIFLVALLQFVIIIMFTSIFYKVNWGDSVPGITIMILSAVLAFSGLSTLLSSFTKSEEQIGNIGPALSMIFGFLGGAMWPIYTFPGWMNIASKFTPNRWALDGFFKLMYDGGGVISIFPYALVLLVMASIFFSIGVFRLKLKGV